The following DNA comes from Candidatus Palauibacter soopunensis.
CCCGCCACTGGCGCGGGACGCCCCGCGCCGCGAGCTTTCCAACAGGCAGATCGTGCAGTCCATCATCCAGAGAGGAATGGAAGATGGCACGCACGAAACGTGACCGGCGCTCGTACAGCGCCGGAGAATGGGGCCGCAACCGGGTGAGGGTGTTCCCTGATCCGAAGACTGGCCTCTACCAGATAGAGTGGCGCGAGAACGGGCGCAGGCTCACCCGGTCGCTGGGGCACCGTGACTGGACCCGCGCGAAGCGGCAGGCCGACGAGGCCGCTGCGGGCTTCGCAGTACATGACCCCAACGGCAAGGCCGAAGCCGAGGCCGAGCTGCTAACGCTGGGAACGCTCTTTGACATCTACGGTGAGGAGGTGACGCCGACCAAGGCCGACAGGTCGCGGCGATACGACCGGGTTGCGATGAGGATGTTCCTCGGGTTCTTCGGACTCGACCGCGATCCGGCGACCCTGTCGCAGCGCGATTGGGATCGCTTCATCCGGGCGCGGAGGGTCGGCAAGGTTGGACCCAGCGGCAAACCCGTGTCCGACCGGACAGTCGAGTTCGACCTGAGATTCCTGATCGCGGTCCTCAACTGGGCGTCGAAGTCCCGGGACGAGAACGGGAGGCTCCTTCTCGACTCGAATCCGCTGAGGGGCTTGAAGACGCCCAAGGAGAAGAACCCCACCCGGGTCGTCCTCTCCGACGAGGAGTATGGGGCGTTGCTCGGAGTCTCCCGGCAGGTCGACTGGCGGTTCCATGTCGCGCTCGTGCTCGCGCACGAAACGGGGCACCGCATCGGCGCGATTCGCCAACTTCGCTGGAGCGACATCGACTTCGAGGACAGGACCATCGTCTGGCGGGCGGAGCATGAGAAGACGGGCTACGAGCACGTCACGCCGATGACCGACGAGGCGGTCGTTGCCTTGGAAGAGGCTGCGCAACGCCGCTATCCCGATGCCAACGACTCTCCGGTGTTACCTGCTCCAAGGGACACCTCGCGGTGCGCCAGCCTGTCGGCGGTCCGGTATTGGTGGGACAAAGCCCAGAAGCTGGCAGGGCTCGAACCGAAGCGCGGTCGGGGGTGGCACTCGCTGAGGCGGAAGTTCGCGTCCGATCTCATGGCGCTTCCGCTGAAGGTGCTCTGCGAGCTCGGAGGCTGGAAGGAGGCCCAGACGGTGCTGCGCTGCTACCAGCAGGCCGACGCTGGACAGCTCAGGAAGGCTTTGGAGAGCCGCCCGAGAGTTCGCGCCTGACCCAAGTCGATTGGCGGGAACCAAAAGGCGGGAACACGAGGTTAGAGTACCGCAAGGTCAATTCCCACAAAATGTTGTGATCTTGACTGATCCCGTCGCTGTAGCTGAATCTCGTGTCGATCAGGTCGATGCCGAACTGTTTCAGCAGCACCACGAAGTGCTGATAGACGGAAGGGATGCAGGCGGTGACGGAGATGTCGAAGGGGATCGTGCTGCCGTCCTCCTGCGGCATGTCGACGGTCACGGCGTTCCCGCCCAGTTGCTCCCGAGCCTCGAACAGCCGGAAATCGAATCGGTCCGAATCGTGATGCAGCGCCCATGCGGCCCCGAGGCCCGAGACGCCTCCGCCGACGATGGCGATGTTCTTCATCGGTCTCCCCTTCCCGCGGGGTGGTGGTATCCTCCCCGCCCCCCGGAAACGTTGCCGCGCCCGTGCGTGTTCACACAATGCGGACGCCGCCGGTGCGCGCGGCGGTCGCTGCGGCCGGCGAGCCTTGCTGTTCGGGGGCCACCGGCAACAGTTTTTTCGGGCTTCGCCAACCCATGAACCACGAGATGGACGTCATGATTTTCCCTGGAGACAAGATGATCAAGCGGACCCCACTGGCGATCTTCGCCGCCGGGCTTCTTCTGTCGACCGCGACTCCGGCGCTGGGCCAGGACGTCATGCAGTCGGCGTACCACGACTACAGGCTTGTCCCGGTGGCGGAAGGGCTGGTGCGCCCGTGGTCGATCGCGTTCCTGCCCGATGGCGAGATGCTGGTCACCGAAAAGGCGGGTACGCTTCGCGTCGTGCGCGACGGGATGCTCCTTCCCGAGCCCGTGAAGGGCGTGCCGGAGGTGATCTCGGCCGGACAGGGCGGACTTCTCGATGTCGTGCCTCACCCCGACTTCGAGGACAACCGGCTCCTCTACCTCAGCTACTCGAAGCCGGACGAGACCGAGCGCGGGACGACTGCGGTCATCCGGGGACGCTACGAGAACGGCGCTCTGACGGGCATCGAGGAGATCTTCCTGGCGGTATCGGAAGGGCGAGGGCACTACGGGTCCCGTCTCGTCTTCGACGGACAGGGGCACCTCTTCATCAGCGTCGGCGATCGCCAGGCCTCGACCCGCGGCGATCTCTACGCGCACCCCGCGCAGGATCCCTCGACCCATCACGGCACCGTGAGCCGAGTGTACGACGACGGCGGGATTCCCGAGGACAACCCGTTCCTCGACGACCCGAACGTTCAGCCGGAGATCTGGAGCTTCGGGCACCGCAACCAGCAGGGGATGGTCATGAACCCGGAGACGGGCGACCTGTGGGCCACGGAGCACGGTCCGCAGGGCGGGGACGAACTCAACCTGGTTCAGCCGGGGCTCAACTACGGCTGGCCCATCGTGGGCTACGGCGTGAACTACGGCTCGGGCACCGCAATCCACGAGGGGACCCACAAGGAGGGGATGGAGCAGCCGGCCCACGTCTGGGTGCCGTCGATCGCGGTTTCCGGACTTCTCTTCTACACGGGCGACCGCTTCCCGCACTGGAAGGGGAACCTGTTCGTGGGCGGGATGGCCGGGGAGCAGTTGGCGCGCCTGACGCTGGACGGGCAGGACGTGGTGCGGGAGGAGACGCTCGTTCAGGGACTGGGCCGCATCCGCGACGTCCGGCAGGGTCCGGACGGGCTCATCTACCTGGCCATCGACGGTCGGCGGGGCGAACCGACGGCGATCGTGCGGATGGAGCCGGTCGCCACGCGCTAGCAGCCGTGGGCAGCCCTAGGCCGCCGATCCTTCGGGGGCCACGGCCCGCCGGTAGGCTTCCGACAGCGCCCGGGTGATCTCGCCCGGGCGACCGCTGCCCACGGGCCGTCCGTCCAGTTCCACGGTCGGCCGCACCTCCGTCGTCGTACCCGTGAAGAAGATCTCGTCGGCAT
Coding sequences within:
- a CDS encoding site-specific integrase, which codes for MARTKRDRRSYSAGEWGRNRVRVFPDPKTGLYQIEWRENGRRLTRSLGHRDWTRAKRQADEAAAGFAVHDPNGKAEAEAELLTLGTLFDIYGEEVTPTKADRSRRYDRVAMRMFLGFFGLDRDPATLSQRDWDRFIRARRVGKVGPSGKPVSDRTVEFDLRFLIAVLNWASKSRDENGRLLLDSNPLRGLKTPKEKNPTRVVLSDEEYGALLGVSRQVDWRFHVALVLAHETGHRIGAIRQLRWSDIDFEDRTIVWRAEHEKTGYEHVTPMTDEAVVALEEAAQRRYPDANDSPVLPAPRDTSRCASLSAVRYWWDKAQKLAGLEPKRGRGWHSLRRKFASDLMALPLKVLCELGGWKEAQTVLRCYQQADAGQLRKALESRPRVRA
- a CDS encoding NAD(P)-binding protein; translated protein: MKNIAIVGGGVSGLGAAWALHHDSDRFDFRLFEAREQLGGNAVTVDMPQEDGSTIPFDISVTACIPSVYQHFVVLLKQFGIDLIDTRFSYSDGISQDHNILWELTLRYSNLVFPPFGSRQSTWVRRELSGGSPKPS
- a CDS encoding PQQ-dependent sugar dehydrogenase, producing MIKRTPLAIFAAGLLLSTATPALGQDVMQSAYHDYRLVPVAEGLVRPWSIAFLPDGEMLVTEKAGTLRVVRDGMLLPEPVKGVPEVISAGQGGLLDVVPHPDFEDNRLLYLSYSKPDETERGTTAVIRGRYENGALTGIEEIFLAVSEGRGHYGSRLVFDGQGHLFISVGDRQASTRGDLYAHPAQDPSTHHGTVSRVYDDGGIPEDNPFLDDPNVQPEIWSFGHRNQQGMVMNPETGDLWATEHGPQGGDELNLVQPGLNYGWPIVGYGVNYGSGTAIHEGTHKEGMEQPAHVWVPSIAVSGLLFYTGDRFPHWKGNLFVGGMAGEQLARLTLDGQDVVREETLVQGLGRIRDVRQGPDGLIYLAIDGRRGEPTAIVRMEPVATR